The following proteins are encoded in a genomic region of Poecilia reticulata strain Guanapo linkage group LG11, Guppy_female_1.0+MT, whole genome shotgun sequence:
- the LOC103472545 gene encoding protein prune homolog 2-like isoform X2, giving the protein MNRSNMESTGEKHEEETSRVVLGDDNSETSHQDAADENISTTRTTTTEDEEMGGRESGFMAIPDRDSGEEEGRVETPAVDEEGGIQELSERETTEESEQKPLTPSSTRPVPPSSLNLTGERQMKKKVLAAPTLSVSLGGSESIKSDDLQSTFLSPSPEDAEDTALDFDLDALETPSDSESLHLPLHDLDLEDDMRRLGVASHRLRVSESRSRSGSGAGSLPGPDQFGLGPLEKEDVVDGKGTRWRCFTTGDPPQESRVDMSVLESYLRVLSHGGYYGDSGDDIIVFSSCYLPENSLENYQYVMDNLFRFVIGTLELMVAENYVIVYLCAGGQKEKLPGIGWLKECYTTIDRRLRKNLKGFYVVHPTWYTKIIATIIRPFISSKFSRKLQFVNTLQELSLFVPTEHVQIPDCVLQYDQEQSR; this is encoded by the exons ATGAACAGAAGCAACATGGAGTCCACAGGAGAAAAACACGAAGAAGAAACatccag GGTCGTTTTGGGAGATGACAACTCTGAAACCAGCCACCAAGATGctgcagatgaaaacatttctactaCAAGAACCACGACGACAG AAGACGAAGAAATGGGTGGAAGAGAAAGTGGTTTCATGGCAATTCCAGATAGGGACTCGG GTGAGGAGGAAGGAAGAGTAGAAACACCTGCTGTAGATGAGGAGG GAGGGATCCAGGAGCTGTCTGAAAGAGAGACAA CTGAGGAATCGGAGCAGAAACCGTTAACACCCAGCAGCACGAGACCAG TCCCGCCCAGCAGTCTGAATCTGACTGGGGAACGACAAatgaagaagaaagtgctgGCAGCTCCAACTCTGAGTGTGTCATTAG GAGGCAGCGAGTCGATAAAGTCTGATGACCTACAGTCCACCTTTCTCTCCCCGTCACCTGAGGATGCAGAGGACACGGCACTGGATTTTGATTTGGACGCCTTGGAGACGCCGTCCGACAGCGAATCCCTGCACTTACCCCTCCATGACCTGGATCTGGAAG ATGACATGCGGCGCCTCGGTGTGGCCTCCCATCGCCTCAGAGTGTCTGAGTCCAGATCCAGGTCGGGCTCTGGAGCTGGTTCTCTACCCGGGCCTGACCAGTTTGGACTGGGACCCTTGGAAAAGGAGGATGTGGTGGACGGCAAAGGCACCAGGTGGCGCTGTTTCACAACAGGTGACCCTCCTCAGGAGTCGAGGGTCGACATGAGCGTCCTGGAGTCTTATCTCAGAGTTCTGTCACACGGAG GTTACTATGGAGACAGTGGGGATGACATCATTGTGTTTTCCTCCTGTTACCTCCCGGAGAACAGTCTGGAAAACTACCAGTATGTGATGGACAACCTCTTCAG GTTTGTCATCGGGACTCTGGAGCTGATGGTGGCAGAAAACTATGTGATAGTTTATCTCTGCGCTGGAGGGCAGAAGGAAAAACTCCCAGGAATCGGCTGGCTTAAGGAGTGTTACACCACCATCGACCGCAG GTTAAGGAAGAACCTGAAGGGTTTCTATGTGGTCCATCCCACCTGGTACACCAAAATCATCGCCACCATTATCAGACCCTTCATCAG CTCCAAGTTCAGCAGAAAGCTTCAGTTCGTCAACACGCTTCAGGAGCTTTCTCTCTTTGTCCCCACTGAGCATGTGCAGATCCCAGACTGCGTCCTACA gtATGACCAGGAGCAGTCCAGGTGA
- the LOC103472545 gene encoding protein prune homolog 2-like isoform X4: protein MGGRESGFMAIPDRDSGEEEGRVETPAVDEEGGIQELSERETTEESEQKPLTPSSTRPVPPSSLNLTGERQMKKKVLAAPTLSVSLGGSESIKSDDLQSTFLSPSPEDAEDTALDFDLDALETPSDSESLHLPLHDLDLEDDMRRLGVASHRLRVSESRSRSGSGAGSLPGPDQFGLGPLEKEDVVDGKGTRWRCFTTGDPPQESRVDMSVLESYLRVLSHGGYYGDSGDDIIVFSSCYLPENSLENYQYVMDNLFRFVIGTLELMVAENYVIVYLCAGGQKEKLPGIGWLKECYTTIDRRLRKNLKGFYVVHPTWYTKIIATIIRPFISSKFSRKLQFVNTLQELSLFVPTEHVQIPDCVLQYDQEQSR from the exons ATGGGTGGAAGAGAAAGTGGTTTCATGGCAATTCCAGATAGGGACTCGG GTGAGGAGGAAGGAAGAGTAGAAACACCTGCTGTAGATGAGGAGG GAGGGATCCAGGAGCTGTCTGAAAGAGAGACAA CTGAGGAATCGGAGCAGAAACCGTTAACACCCAGCAGCACGAGACCAG TCCCGCCCAGCAGTCTGAATCTGACTGGGGAACGACAAatgaagaagaaagtgctgGCAGCTCCAACTCTGAGTGTGTCATTAG GAGGCAGCGAGTCGATAAAGTCTGATGACCTACAGTCCACCTTTCTCTCCCCGTCACCTGAGGATGCAGAGGACACGGCACTGGATTTTGATTTGGACGCCTTGGAGACGCCGTCCGACAGCGAATCCCTGCACTTACCCCTCCATGACCTGGATCTGGAAG ATGACATGCGGCGCCTCGGTGTGGCCTCCCATCGCCTCAGAGTGTCTGAGTCCAGATCCAGGTCGGGCTCTGGAGCTGGTTCTCTACCCGGGCCTGACCAGTTTGGACTGGGACCCTTGGAAAAGGAGGATGTGGTGGACGGCAAAGGCACCAGGTGGCGCTGTTTCACAACAGGTGACCCTCCTCAGGAGTCGAGGGTCGACATGAGCGTCCTGGAGTCTTATCTCAGAGTTCTGTCACACGGAG GTTACTATGGAGACAGTGGGGATGACATCATTGTGTTTTCCTCCTGTTACCTCCCGGAGAACAGTCTGGAAAACTACCAGTATGTGATGGACAACCTCTTCAG GTTTGTCATCGGGACTCTGGAGCTGATGGTGGCAGAAAACTATGTGATAGTTTATCTCTGCGCTGGAGGGCAGAAGGAAAAACTCCCAGGAATCGGCTGGCTTAAGGAGTGTTACACCACCATCGACCGCAG GTTAAGGAAGAACCTGAAGGGTTTCTATGTGGTCCATCCCACCTGGTACACCAAAATCATCGCCACCATTATCAGACCCTTCATCAG CTCCAAGTTCAGCAGAAAGCTTCAGTTCGTCAACACGCTTCAGGAGCTTTCTCTCTTTGTCCCCACTGAGCATGTGCAGATCCCAGACTGCGTCCTACA gtATGACCAGGAGCAGTCCAGGTGA
- the LOC103472545 gene encoding protein prune homolog 2-like isoform X1 yields MTTLKPATKMLQMKTFLLQEPRRQVHHPFTLLFSRHVVQDHQEMLHQKRVEKSLSVPSSQIKEDEEMGGRESGFMAIPDRDSGEEEGRVETPAVDEEGGIQELSERETTEESEQKPLTPSSTRPVPPSSLNLTGERQMKKKVLAAPTLSVSLGGSESIKSDDLQSTFLSPSPEDAEDTALDFDLDALETPSDSESLHLPLHDLDLEDDMRRLGVASHRLRVSESRSRSGSGAGSLPGPDQFGLGPLEKEDVVDGKGTRWRCFTTGDPPQESRVDMSVLESYLRVLSHGGYYGDSGDDIIVFSSCYLPENSLENYQYVMDNLFRFVIGTLELMVAENYVIVYLCAGGQKEKLPGIGWLKECYTTIDRRLRKNLKGFYVVHPTWYTKIIATIIRPFISSKFSRKLQFVNTLQELSLFVPTEHVQIPDCVLQYDQEQSR; encoded by the exons ATGACAACTCTGAAACCAGCCACCAAGATGctgcagatgaaaacatttctactaCAAGAACCACGACGACAGGTCCATCATCCGTTCACTTTACTTTTCAGCAGACATGTCGTCCAGGACCACCAGGAAATGCTGCATCAGAAGCGTGTAGAAAAAAGTCTTTCTGTACCATCATCGCAAATAAAAG AAGACGAAGAAATGGGTGGAAGAGAAAGTGGTTTCATGGCAATTCCAGATAGGGACTCGG GTGAGGAGGAAGGAAGAGTAGAAACACCTGCTGTAGATGAGGAGG GAGGGATCCAGGAGCTGTCTGAAAGAGAGACAA CTGAGGAATCGGAGCAGAAACCGTTAACACCCAGCAGCACGAGACCAG TCCCGCCCAGCAGTCTGAATCTGACTGGGGAACGACAAatgaagaagaaagtgctgGCAGCTCCAACTCTGAGTGTGTCATTAG GAGGCAGCGAGTCGATAAAGTCTGATGACCTACAGTCCACCTTTCTCTCCCCGTCACCTGAGGATGCAGAGGACACGGCACTGGATTTTGATTTGGACGCCTTGGAGACGCCGTCCGACAGCGAATCCCTGCACTTACCCCTCCATGACCTGGATCTGGAAG ATGACATGCGGCGCCTCGGTGTGGCCTCCCATCGCCTCAGAGTGTCTGAGTCCAGATCCAGGTCGGGCTCTGGAGCTGGTTCTCTACCCGGGCCTGACCAGTTTGGACTGGGACCCTTGGAAAAGGAGGATGTGGTGGACGGCAAAGGCACCAGGTGGCGCTGTTTCACAACAGGTGACCCTCCTCAGGAGTCGAGGGTCGACATGAGCGTCCTGGAGTCTTATCTCAGAGTTCTGTCACACGGAG GTTACTATGGAGACAGTGGGGATGACATCATTGTGTTTTCCTCCTGTTACCTCCCGGAGAACAGTCTGGAAAACTACCAGTATGTGATGGACAACCTCTTCAG GTTTGTCATCGGGACTCTGGAGCTGATGGTGGCAGAAAACTATGTGATAGTTTATCTCTGCGCTGGAGGGCAGAAGGAAAAACTCCCAGGAATCGGCTGGCTTAAGGAGTGTTACACCACCATCGACCGCAG GTTAAGGAAGAACCTGAAGGGTTTCTATGTGGTCCATCCCACCTGGTACACCAAAATCATCGCCACCATTATCAGACCCTTCATCAG CTCCAAGTTCAGCAGAAAGCTTCAGTTCGTCAACACGCTTCAGGAGCTTTCTCTCTTTGTCCCCACTGAGCATGTGCAGATCCCAGACTGCGTCCTACA gtATGACCAGGAGCAGTCCAGGTGA
- the LOC103472545 gene encoding protein prune homolog 2-like isoform X3, which translates to MESTGEKHEEETSRVVLGDDNSETSHQDAADENISTTRTTTTEDEEMGGRESGFMAIPDRDSGEEEGRVETPAVDEEGGIQELSERETTEESEQKPLTPSSTRPVPPSSLNLTGERQMKKKVLAAPTLSVSLGGSESIKSDDLQSTFLSPSPEDAEDTALDFDLDALETPSDSESLHLPLHDLDLEDDMRRLGVASHRLRVSESRSRSGSGAGSLPGPDQFGLGPLEKEDVVDGKGTRWRCFTTGDPPQESRVDMSVLESYLRVLSHGGYYGDSGDDIIVFSSCYLPENSLENYQYVMDNLFRFVIGTLELMVAENYVIVYLCAGGQKEKLPGIGWLKECYTTIDRRLRKNLKGFYVVHPTWYTKIIATIIRPFISSKFSRKLQFVNTLQELSLFVPTEHVQIPDCVLQYDQEQSR; encoded by the exons ATGGAGTCCACAGGAGAAAAACACGAAGAAGAAACatccag GGTCGTTTTGGGAGATGACAACTCTGAAACCAGCCACCAAGATGctgcagatgaaaacatttctactaCAAGAACCACGACGACAG AAGACGAAGAAATGGGTGGAAGAGAAAGTGGTTTCATGGCAATTCCAGATAGGGACTCGG GTGAGGAGGAAGGAAGAGTAGAAACACCTGCTGTAGATGAGGAGG GAGGGATCCAGGAGCTGTCTGAAAGAGAGACAA CTGAGGAATCGGAGCAGAAACCGTTAACACCCAGCAGCACGAGACCAG TCCCGCCCAGCAGTCTGAATCTGACTGGGGAACGACAAatgaagaagaaagtgctgGCAGCTCCAACTCTGAGTGTGTCATTAG GAGGCAGCGAGTCGATAAAGTCTGATGACCTACAGTCCACCTTTCTCTCCCCGTCACCTGAGGATGCAGAGGACACGGCACTGGATTTTGATTTGGACGCCTTGGAGACGCCGTCCGACAGCGAATCCCTGCACTTACCCCTCCATGACCTGGATCTGGAAG ATGACATGCGGCGCCTCGGTGTGGCCTCCCATCGCCTCAGAGTGTCTGAGTCCAGATCCAGGTCGGGCTCTGGAGCTGGTTCTCTACCCGGGCCTGACCAGTTTGGACTGGGACCCTTGGAAAAGGAGGATGTGGTGGACGGCAAAGGCACCAGGTGGCGCTGTTTCACAACAGGTGACCCTCCTCAGGAGTCGAGGGTCGACATGAGCGTCCTGGAGTCTTATCTCAGAGTTCTGTCACACGGAG GTTACTATGGAGACAGTGGGGATGACATCATTGTGTTTTCCTCCTGTTACCTCCCGGAGAACAGTCTGGAAAACTACCAGTATGTGATGGACAACCTCTTCAG GTTTGTCATCGGGACTCTGGAGCTGATGGTGGCAGAAAACTATGTGATAGTTTATCTCTGCGCTGGAGGGCAGAAGGAAAAACTCCCAGGAATCGGCTGGCTTAAGGAGTGTTACACCACCATCGACCGCAG GTTAAGGAAGAACCTGAAGGGTTTCTATGTGGTCCATCCCACCTGGTACACCAAAATCATCGCCACCATTATCAGACCCTTCATCAG CTCCAAGTTCAGCAGAAAGCTTCAGTTCGTCAACACGCTTCAGGAGCTTTCTCTCTTTGTCCCCACTGAGCATGTGCAGATCCCAGACTGCGTCCTACA gtATGACCAGGAGCAGTCCAGGTGA
- the psmb4 gene encoding proteasome subunit beta type-4 has protein sequence MEPSGVKLNFWENGPKPGQFYSFPGKSSAGHGTSCGPVRHTLNPMVTGTSVLGVKFTGGVIIAADMLGSYGSLARFRNISRLMKVNDNTILGASGDYADYQYLKQVIEQMVIDEELLGDGHSYSPKAIHSWLTRVMYNRRSKMNPLWNTVVIGGFYNGESFLGYVDKLGVAYEAPTVATGFGAYLAQPLMREVVENKADISKQEARDLVERCLKVLYYRDARSYNRHEIAIVTAEGVEIIGPLSSETNWDIAHLVSGFE, from the exons ATGGAGCCCAGCGGAGTAAAGCTAAACTTCTGGGAGAACGGACCAAAGCCCGGACAGTTTTACTCTTTCCCTGGCAAAAGCAGCGCCGGGCACGGAACATCATGCGGCCCGGTTAGACACACACT TAACCCGATGGTAACTGGTACATCGGTGCTCGGTGTGAAGTTCACGGGCGGCGTCATCATCGCGGCGGACATGTTGGGTTCTTATGGCTCTCTGGCTCGGTTTAGGAACATTTCCCGCCTCATGAAG GTGAACGACAACACCATCCTGGGAGCATCAGGGGACTACGCTGACTACCAGTACCTGAAGCAGGTCATCGAACAGATGGT CATCGATGAGGAGCTGCTCGGAGACGGCCACAGCTACAGTCCGAAGGCCATCCACTCCTGGCTGACCAGAGTGATGTACAACCGCCGCAGCAAGATGAATCCTCTGTGGAACACCGTGGTCATCGGAGGTTTCTACAACGGGGAAAG CTTCCTGGGTTATGTGGACAAGCTTGGCGTTGCTTACGAGGCTCCTACAGTCGCCACCGGGTTTGGAGCGTACCTGGCTCAG CCTCTGATGAGGGAGGTGGTGGAGAACAAGGCGGACATCAGCAAGCAGGAAGCCCGGGATCTGGTGGAGCGCTGCCTCAAAGTGCTTTACTACAGAGACGCTCGCTCCTACAACAGG CATGAGATTGCCATCGTGACCGCGGAGGGCGTGGAAATCATCGGTCCCCTGTCATCAGAAACCAACTGGGACATCGCTCATTTGGTCAG CGGGTTTGAATGA
- the rfx5 gene encoding DNA-binding protein RFX5: MSEDQQHQRADAAHRDKGGLEPGEGDTEPSILLQKLSSNISKNVQTKVDQILQDVQRFSDNDKLFLYLQLPSGPSSGDKTGGDPSSFNTADQLHTCNWIRSHLEEHSDTCLPKQDVYETYRRYCENLQHRPLSAANFGKIIRDIFPNIKARRLGGRGQSKYCYSGIRRKTVLNMPLLPNLDLKNDPSELTELVQTYKQEVTEAACELICDWAQKILKRSFDTVVEIARYLIQEHIVNPRCNQAKLVTSAALAGGPAKTHKVIKKTPVMSPADGDGAADQKKEPGDLSSSSPKMSSGDKSTSAVPKPCSADAPPPAPLLPPPPHSSSTSSASLQPAVEAFIKQLPRILPRSTVPDKSFSVRSAVPPQAPADASAVGVPSAHGGPAAVTAPANSGGVKVITMTTLPQPQGRTLPVMILPQSCLSFEAEKVAPPPSLSAQQHAVAAPTSVVQKARGAATKRPQEGEVSSVGVSAASSLSTSPVKRKRGRPRKPRPEDAVPSPSPQPPPQQPIITPLTGGVIQKATSSLSSTAQTVVELVIQEPPGLVLGQLPTMSDPAHRLVDPRGVVVQCQPGGAADPDSQVRPVLLFHSPGNPSWERTPMVEVIQKAPRPNNNSGGLGMAPLPPLPPPMLHEEQGEVEITLTPVEVHVNPPPASTSSAAPASSLSISSTMVVKIEEEEVDNSPPPQKGGH, from the exons ATGTCGGAGGACCAGCAGCACCAGCGGGCCGACGCCGCCCACAGGGACAAGGGCGGCCTGGAGCCGGGGGAGGGCGACACGGAGCCCAGCATTTTGCTGCAGAAGCTGAGCAGCAACATCTC aaagAACGTTCAGACCAAAGTGGATCAaatcttg CAAGACGTTCAGCGCTTCTCAGACAATGACAAGCTGTTCCTGTACCTCCAGCTGCCCTCGGGGCCCAGCTCCGGAGACAAAAC TGGTGGCGACCCGAGTTCATTCAACACAGCTGACCAGCTGCACACCTGTAACTGGATCCGGAGTCACCTGGAGGAGCATTCAGACACCTGTCTGCCCAAACAGGACGTCTACGAGACATACAG GAGGTACTGTGAGAACCTGCAGCATCGACCCCTGAGTGCTGCCAACTTTGGGAAGATCATCAGAGACATTTTCCCCAACATCAAGGCGAGGCGACTCGGCGGCAGAGGACAGTCCAA GTACTGTTATAGCGGCATCAGGAGGAAGACGGTTCTGAACATGCCTCTGCTACCCAACCTGGACCTGAAGAACGACCCG TCGGAGCTGACTGAGCTGGTCCAGACctacaaacaggaagtgacggAAGCGGCCTGCGAGCTGATCTGTGACTGGGCCCAGAAGATTCTGAAGCGATCCTTCGACACGGTGGTTGAGATCGCTCGCTACTTGATCCAGGAGCACATTGTCAACCCTCGCTGCAACCAGGCCAAGCTCGTCACGTCCGCGGCGCTCGCAG GCGGTCCAGCTAAAACCCATAAAGTCATAAAGAAAACTCCTGTGATGTCTCCCGCTGACGGAGACGGAGCCGCAGACCAGAAG AAGGAACCGGGAGACCTGTCCTCGTCCTCACCCAAGATGTCTTCTGGGGACAAATCCACATCAGCCGTCCCCAAGCCTTGCTCAGCAGACGCCCCTCCTCCTGCYcctcttcttcctcctcctcctcactcctcctctacctcctctgcctctctgcaaCCAGCA GTGGAGGCGTTCATAAAGCAGTTACCCAGAATCCTTCCTCGCAGCACCGTCCCTGACAAGAGCTTCTCCGTCCGCTCCGCTGTGCCCCCACAGGCGCCGGCGGACGCCTCCGCCGTCGGCGTGCCGTCTGCACACGGAGGCCCCGCCGCCGTCACCGCTCCTGCCAACAGCGGTGGGGTGAAGGTCATCACCATGACGACGCTGCCCCAGCCGCAGGGCAGGACGCTGCCGGTGATGATTCTTCCTCAGAGCTGTTTGTCCTTTGAGGCAGAGAAGGTAGCTCCACCCCCTTCCCTGTCTGCCCAGCAGCACGCCGTGGCGGCGCCGACCTCGGTGGTCCAGAAAGCTCGGGGTGCCGCCACCAAGCGACCCCAGGAAGGGGAAGTGTCATCCGTCGGTGTCTCGGCTGCTTCCTCTCTCAGCACTTCCCCGGTTAAACGGAAACGTGGCCGGCCGAGGAAACCCCGACCGGAAGAYGCGGTTCCGTCCCCATCTCCTCAGCCGCCGCCTCAGCAGCCAATCATCACGCCGCTGACCGGCGGCGTCATCCAGAAGGCGACTTCCTCCTTGTCGTCCACCGCGCAGACGGTGGTGGAGCTGGTGATCCAGGAGCCGCCGGGGCTGGTTCTGGGTCAGCTGCCCACCATGTCCGACCCGGCCCACCGGCTGGTGGACCCCCGTGGCGTGGTGGTGCAGTGCCAGCCGGGCGGCGCCGCCGACCCGGACAGCCAGGTGAGGCCCGTGCTGCTCTTCCACAGTCCTGGGAACCCCAGCTGGGAGCGGACCCCCATGGTGGAGGTGATCCAGAAAGCGCCGAGGCCGAACAACAACAGCGGCGGGCTTGGCATGGCTCCGCTCCCGCCGCTGCCCCCGCCCATGCTGCATGAGGAGCAAGGCGAGGTGGAGATCACGCTGACGCCGGTGGAGGTTCACGTCAACCCGCCACCTgcctccacctcctctgctgctcctgccTCCTCCCTCTCAATCTCCTCCACCATGGTGGTAAAGATTGAGGAGGAGGAAGTAGACAACAGCCCCCCGCCCCAGAAAGGAGGACATTAG